One genomic segment of Vibrio quintilis includes these proteins:
- a CDS encoding SPFH domain-containing protein, giving the protein MEYFIYILQDNILPVGILLLIIILLRSAIKFVPQNQAYLVERFGKFQSTKLAGMNFIIPFIDKVAAQRSLKEQAQDVPSQSAITKDNISLVVDGVLYFRVLDPYKATYGVDDYVFAVTQLAQTTMRSELGKMELDRTFEERDMLNTNIVSAINVAAEPWGIQVLRYEVKDIVPPSSIMESMEAQMKAERVKRAQILESEGDRQAAINVAEGKKQAQVLAAEADKAEQILRAEGEAKAIIAVADAQAKALEVVGDAANTERGQKAIQLDLATKAIEAKQAIAKESSVVLLPDHATDATALVAQGMSIINTLNSKAGS; this is encoded by the coding sequence ATGGAATATTTTATTTATATCTTGCAGGACAATATCTTGCCTGTGGGGATTTTACTGCTCATTATCATTTTGCTTCGTTCTGCGATTAAGTTCGTGCCACAGAATCAGGCCTATCTGGTGGAACGGTTCGGTAAATTCCAGTCAACCAAACTGGCGGGCATGAACTTCATTATTCCATTTATTGATAAAGTGGCAGCGCAGAGAAGCCTGAAAGAACAGGCACAGGATGTCCCTTCCCAGTCTGCGATTACCAAAGACAATATTTCGCTGGTCGTCGATGGCGTATTGTATTTCCGGGTGCTGGATCCATACAAAGCAACTTATGGTGTGGATGATTATGTGTTTGCTGTCACGCAACTGGCGCAAACCACGATGCGTTCTGAGCTGGGTAAGATGGAACTGGATCGCACTTTTGAAGAACGGGATATGCTGAACACCAATATTGTCAGTGCAATTAATGTTGCCGCGGAACCGTGGGGAATTCAGGTACTGCGTTATGAAGTGAAAGATATTGTGCCGCCAAGTTCGATTATGGAATCGATGGAAGCCCAGATGAAAGCAGAACGGGTGAAAAGGGCGCAGATTCTGGAATCGGAAGGGGATCGTCAGGCAGCAATCAATGTCGCAGAAGGGAAAAAACAGGCGCAGGTACTGGCGGCTGAAGCGGATAAAGCAGAACAGATTCTCCGGGCAGAAGGGGAAGCCAAAGCCATTATTGCTGTGGCCGATGCACAGGCCAAAGCCTTAGAAGTGGTCGGTGACGCAGCAAATACCGAGCGGGGACAGAAAGCGATTCAGCTCGACCTGGCAACCAAAGCGATTGAAGCGAAACAGGCGATTGCCAAAGAATCTTCTGTGGTGCTGCTGCCTGATCATGCCACCGATGCGACTGCGCTGGTTGCGCAGGGCATGTCGATTATTAATACACTCAACTCAAAAGCGGGCAGCTAA
- a CDS encoding NfeD family protein → MVWVIAHFPEVLMTLGVLLLVIEVAVFGFATFILFFIGLAVFLTGLMMQFGWLDVTMNVALWSSALLSLGLALVLWKPLHLLQNRASSQSPQSDFAQLTFRLSGDVDMASDDVVYPYSGIDWKVRSDKPLRQGQMVRVVRTEVSVFWVEAAEETPAAREQHENK, encoded by the coding sequence ATGGTCTGGGTGATAGCGCATTTTCCTGAGGTGCTGATGACTCTCGGGGTGTTGTTACTGGTGATTGAAGTTGCGGTGTTTGGTTTCGCGACTTTCATTCTGTTCTTCATTGGCCTGGCTGTTTTCCTGACCGGCCTGATGATGCAATTTGGGTGGCTGGATGTGACGATGAATGTTGCCCTCTGGTCCAGCGCTTTACTCTCATTAGGCTTAGCACTGGTGTTGTGGAAACCGCTTCATCTGCTTCAAAACCGCGCTTCATCACAGTCACCGCAGTCGGATTTTGCGCAGCTCACGTTCCGGCTCTCCGGTGATGTGGATATGGCGTCAGATGATGTGGTTTATCCGTATTCAGGTATTGACTGGAAAGTCAGAAGTGACAAGCCACTCAGACAAGGCCAGATGGTACGGGTGGTCAGAACGGAAGTGAGCGTTTTCTGGGTGGAAGCGGCAGAGGAAACGCCGGCCGCTCGCGAGCAACATGAAAACAAATGA
- a CDS encoding LysE family translocator translates to MSLFLIWLGVMFPLVFSPGPANIIFAASGAKAGVKKSLPLLIGVDLVFFIKSLIIGLGLGQASQSYPNAMNVVQLIGAGYLIYLATTFLKSTGIDAEREEKVFGFIDGLIIQLLNSKGWLMVFLMFSLFSEQAQHTFGEHGVFALVIWLAILNISMHLVWIKMGFWLSRVSRSECYAKSLNFFYSGCLLMVALGLIINNPVWA, encoded by the coding sequence ATGAGTTTATTTTTGATTTGGTTAGGCGTGATGTTTCCTTTAGTTTTTAGTCCGGGGCCAGCGAACATTATATTCGCAGCATCAGGTGCGAAAGCCGGAGTTAAGAAATCACTACCGCTTTTGATTGGCGTGGATCTTGTTTTCTTCATCAAGTCACTCATCATTGGCTTAGGGTTAGGTCAGGCCAGTCAGAGTTACCCGAACGCAATGAATGTAGTACAACTTATTGGGGCTGGTTACTTGATTTATTTAGCCACCACTTTTCTAAAAAGCACAGGTATTGACGCCGAAAGAGAAGAGAAAGTATTTGGGTTCATTGATGGTTTAATCATTCAGCTTCTTAACAGTAAGGGCTGGTTGATGGTATTCCTGATGTTTTCGCTATTCAGCGAACAAGCTCAACATACGTTTGGTGAACACGGTGTTTTTGCCTTGGTTATTTGGCTCGCGATATTAAACATATCGATGCACTTGGTTTGGATAAAAATGGGCTTTTGGTTGTCCAGAGTCAGTCGTAGTGAATGCTATGCTAAAAGTTTGAATTTCTTCTATTCCGGATGCTTACTCATGGTTGCCTTAGGATTAATCATTAATAACCCTGTCTGGGCTTAA
- a CDS encoding AraC family transcriptional regulator, which translates to METAKIWQNEYFSGVELLSASYNKFKFAKHWHDELAIGLIEDGAEGLFYRGQNIVVPKNHIIAINPSEIHTGYASCDEGWRYRMFYFDLATIYQKFDKSGLPVDPVLDASVIHDFELLTELKQLHLALENTSFDLTKDSLFAVVLEKLFTRYGSIKSNYNSGKTDDRSAWITREYLLDNWHLNVSLEQLEGETGQSKFKLIRAFKQAYGITPHQFLLLVKTHKAKQLLARGNSCVETSLACGFYDQSHFNRNFKRAFGITPKNYIFR; encoded by the coding sequence GTGGAAACAGCAAAGATATGGCAAAACGAATATTTTTCAGGTGTTGAGTTGTTGTCCGCCAGCTACAACAAATTTAAGTTCGCTAAACACTGGCATGATGAACTCGCTATTGGTTTGATCGAAGACGGGGCGGAAGGCCTTTTCTATCGCGGTCAAAACATTGTGGTGCCTAAAAACCATATCATTGCTATCAACCCTTCTGAGATTCATACTGGTTATGCAAGTTGCGATGAAGGTTGGCGATATCGTATGTTTTACTTCGATTTAGCGACTATCTATCAGAAATTTGATAAATCAGGGCTTCCCGTTGACCCGGTTCTGGATGCATCGGTTATTCACGATTTTGAATTATTAACCGAGCTCAAGCAACTGCACTTAGCCCTTGAAAATACCAGCTTTGATTTAACTAAAGACTCCCTGTTTGCCGTGGTATTAGAGAAGCTTTTTACTCGTTATGGCTCGATCAAATCAAACTATAATTCTGGTAAAACTGATGATAGAAGTGCATGGATAACCAGAGAGTATCTGTTGGACAACTGGCACCTCAACGTGTCACTTGAACAACTGGAAGGTGAGACCGGGCAATCTAAGTTTAAGTTGATCCGTGCCTTCAAACAGGCTTATGGCATCACTCCCCATCAATTTCTGCTATTAGTCAAAACCCATAAAGCCAAACAATTATTAGCCCGTGGCAATAGTTGTGTCGAAACGTCGCTGGCATGTGGTTTTTACGACCAAAGTCACTTCAATCGCAACTTCAAACGCGCCTTCGGTATCACACCTAAAAACTACATTTTTCGTTGA